The Puntigrus tetrazona isolate hp1 chromosome 16, ASM1883169v1, whole genome shotgun sequence genome includes a region encoding these proteins:
- the LOC122361022 gene encoding terminal nucleotidyltransferase 4A-like — protein sequence MDPRVAWIQPEQKGPANALWMRVWETSQRRNHCHSLRVNTPALTASFMKRFSQVPTNTAGKTFNSYSNQPYNDSGAMRSPNACSDSAPPYVTPIRVNGSDPSSPLSSGDSESDSPTLDLSSARGDSIGANPAKVRFNFTEHMHNVSNSLQQQYQRLQAQIIMDNQLKHSVRKTSDNKSSTYGMNYFLSHSNGSHLCVTPWATRRYSPGINGLHEEIVDFYHFMSPRPEEEEMRRNVVSRIEAVIKDLWPMAKVEIFGSFSTGLYLPTSDIDLVVCGKWEQPPLQQLEQALRQNKVAEPFSIKLLDKATVPIIKLTDRHTDVKVDISFNVETGVKAALFIKDHLRRYSVLPYLIFVLKQFLLQRDLNEVFTGGISSYSLILMVISFLQLHPRIDCRASNINLGILLIEFFELYGRHFNYLKTGIRVKDGGAYLAKEEIMKVLENRYRPSVLCIEDPNLPGNDVGRSSYGAFQVKEVFNYAYLVLSHAVSPLSRSYPNRNMESTLGRIIKVTQEVIDYREWIIQQWGNRHNVRMFDRKIQNVEDSEEQTSSEEQERDSSSPHSAGSPVSLSHLQQHSSASSSSSVSSFSGSDIDSDTPCKASVLQKFFPVSCMADNSKKPQRKVKSGTFLHSRSQSQPLPSKRCMDELTCVKGLVHVYPVYSSSTPSPSHYTNGFEGPPQTGCLVHNTVPAPRGQQYGHNSLRRRRRETAPMSFSR from the exons ATGGATCCTCGGGTAGCTTGGATTCAGCCAGAGCAGAAAGGACCTGCCAACGCTTTATGGATGCGCGTATGGGAAACCTCGCAAAGGCGAAACCACTGTCACTCACTGCGGGTAAATACACCTGCGTTGACGGCCAGTTTTATGAAGCGGTTTTCGCAGGTTCCCACCAACACCGCTGGAAAGACTTTTAACAGCTACTCCAATCAGCCTTATAATGATAGTGGTGCCATGAGGTCTCCAAACGCATGTTCTGACTCTGCACCTCCTTATGTCACCCCTATCAGAGTCAACGGTAGTGATCCTTCGTCACCTTTATCTTCAGGTGATTCAGAGAGTGACAGCCCGACGTTAGATTTATCATCAGCCAGGGGTGACAGTATTGGCGCAAATCCAGCCAAAGTTCGCTTTAACTTTACTGAACATATGCACAATGTCAGTAACAGTTTGCAACAACAATATCAGCGACTGCAAGCACAAATAATAATGGATAACCAACTTAAGCATTCAGTGAGAAAGACAAGCGACAATAAGTCGAGCACATATGGAATGAACTACTTTTTGTCCCACTCTAACGGCAGTCATTTATGTGTGACCCCTTGGGCAACTAGAAGATACAGTCCGGGTATTAACGG GCTCCACGAGGAGATagtggatttttatcatttcatgtCACCTCGTCCAGAAGAGGAAGAAATGAGGAGAAATGTTGTTAGCCGTATTGAGGCTGTAATCAAAGATCTGTGGCCTATGGCAAAG gtTGAAATATTTGGCAGCTTTAGTACAGGACTTTACCTTCCTACTAG TGATATTGACCTGGTGGTGTGTGGAAAATGGGAACAACCACCTCTGCAGCAGCTGGAACAGGCACTCAGGCAGAATAAAGTGGCTGAGCCTTTCTCCATTAAACTACTTGATAAGGCTACG GTACCAATAATTAAGCTGactgacagacacacagatgTGAAGGTGGACATTAGTTTTAATGTTGAAACTGGTGTCAAAGCAGCTCTGTTTATTAAGGATCATCTTAGG cgaTATTCTGTGCTGCCTTACTTGATCTTTGTACTGAAGCAGTTTCTGCTCCAGAGAGATTTGAATGAGGTGTTTACGGGCGGTATCAGTTCCTACAGTCTCATTTTAATGGTCATCAGCTTCCTGCAG ctCCATCCCAGAATAGACTGCAGAGCTTCAAATATCAATTTGGGCATCCTGCTCATTGAATTCTTTGAATTGTATGGGCGGCATTTTAATTACCTGAAAACAGGCATTCGTGTTAAAGATGGAGGAGCTTATCTTGCTAAAGAGGAGATCATGAAGGTTTTGGAAAATAGATATAGACCGTCAGTGCTCTGTATTGAAGACCCAAATTTGCCAG GAAATGATGTTGGCCGGAGTTCTTACGGTGCCTTTCAGGTGAAGGAGGTATTTAACTATGCATACCTCGTCTTGAGTCATGCTGTGTCACCACTTTCCCGCTCCTACCCCAATAGAAATATGGAAAG CACACTTGGACGCATCATTAAAGTGACCCAGGAAGTGATTGACTACAGGGAGTGGATCATTCAGCAGTGGGGAAACAGACACAATGTCAGGATGTTTGACCGTAAAA TTCAGAATGTTGAAGACTCAGAGGAGCAGACCTCAAGTGAGGAGCAGGAGAGAGATTCCTCATCACCACACAGTGCAGGCTCCCCTGTATCACTGTCCCACCTTCAGCAGCACTCTTCAGCTTCCTCATCTTCCTCTGTGTCTTCGTTTTCTGGGAGTGACATA GATTCAGACACGCCATGCAAAGCTTCAGTTCTTCAGAAGTTCTTTCCAGTGTCCTGCATGGCTGATAACAGTAAGAAACCACAGAGAAAAGTGAAATCTGGAACTTTCCTCCACTCCAGAAGTCAG TCGCAACCTTTACCCAGCAAACGATGTATGGATGAGTTGACTTGTGTGAAGGGATTAGTACACGTGTATCCTGTTTACTCCAGCTCCACACCCAGCCCTAGTCACTACACTAAT GGATTTGAGGGGCCTCCACAAACTGGTTGTTTAGTCCATAACACTGTGCCTGCCCCCAGAGGTCAACAGTATGGGCATAACAGTTTGCGGCGCCGGCGAAGAGAGACTGCTCCCATGAGTTTCAGCAGATAG